The Acidimicrobiia bacterium genomic interval AACGAGGCGCACGAGTGGCGGAGGTCGTAAAAGCGAACCTCGACCGGAAGGCCAACGCGTTCGAGCGCGGGCACCATGACGCGTCGGCGCCAGTTGTCGGTGTTCAACGGTGAACCGTTCGGCGAGCGGAACACGAGATCGTCGGGCTTGAGCTTCCGGCCGAGCTTCGCTTCGAGCCAACCGAGGTACTCGCCTGCCTCCTCGCAGAGGAAGCGAGGGACCGTCACCGTGCGCCGCGCGCTCGTCTTCGTCGGACCGGGCACAACGTGTCCTGGACGGTCGTGAGCGTCTCCACGACGTCGACGCGTCCCGCGAGCAGGTCGAGCCGGCGCACGCGCAGACCGGCAACCTCGGCGGCCCGCAAGCCTGAGTACGCGGCGAACCGCACGAGAAACGCATATGGCTCGTCGATTGCCTCGGCGAGCGCCTCGACCTGGTCAGCGGTGAGGAAATGCGGTTCGCTCGCACGAGCTCGCGGGATGCGGATGCCGGCGGCCGGGTTGTCGCGTAGCGCGCGGCCTTCGATGGCTTCGTCGAAGATCGACTTCACGATCGCGACGCGGTTGCGCACGGTCTTCGGAGCTGAGCCCTGGCCGAGCATGTCGGCGACCCAAGCCTTGATGTCGGCGCGGTCGATCTCGCCGACTCGTCGCCCGCTGAAGGCCGGAAGGATCGCGTTGTCGAGAACTCGTCTCGATGTCGAGCGCGTCGAGACGCGGAACCGAGCCTCGTTCATCGCCCACCACGACTCGGCCCAGTCCTCGAACCGCGATCTGCGCAACGCCGGATCGGTGAACTCGCCGCGGTGCTTGTCCGCCGACGTCACGTCGAGGAACTGCTGCGCGTCAACGCGCCGTTCGAACGTCTTCGAACGCGTGCGCCCCGACGGGTCGCGGTAGCGAGCCCGCCACCGGGAACCGCGCGCCGGCTTGCCGTCTGGCGTCGTCTTCGTCGGTGTGATGCTGCTCATCGTGTTCTTCCGAGCCTGCCGAAGATCGGAGCGGTTGCAACTCCTCGAGGGAGCCGGACGCTACCGACGACCTGCGACACGGACAACGGGTCGCGCGGCTTCGACGCGTTGCTCGTCGAGCCAGGTCGCTATCGCGATCGGATCGAACCGGAGCAGGTGTCCCCACTTGACGAACGGGATGCGTCGTTCGGCAACGAGTCTGCGGACGTGGCGGACGCTGACGCCGAGGTGCGCGGCGAGCGTGTCGATGTCGACGAGGTTCGGGAG includes:
- a CDS encoding tyrosine-type recombinase/integrase, with the protein product MTVPRFLCEEAGEYLGWLEAKLGRKLKPDDLVFRSPNGSPLNTDNWRRRVMVPALERVGLPVEVRFYDLRHSCASLMIALGAHPRLVMERLGHSDISTTMNVYGHIWPALHEQLNEQLEDLHRTVKGKPWKAPIASVEQLPKRTSA
- a CDS encoding site-specific integrase yields the protein MSSITPTKTTPDGKPARGSRWRARYRDPSGRTRSKTFERRVDAQQFLDVTSADKHRGEFTDPALRRSRFEDWAESWWAMNEARFRVSTRSTSRRVLDNAILPAFSGRRVGEIDRADIKAWVADMLGQGSAPKTVRNRVAIVKSIFDEAIEGRALRDNPAAGIRIPRARASEPHFLTADQVEALAEAIDEPYAFLVRFAAYSGLRAAEVAGLRVRRLDLLAGRVDVVETLTTVQDTLCPVRRRRARGAR
- a CDS encoding helix-turn-helix domain-containing protein, with protein sequence MKLRPATPTPLPNLVDIDTLAAHLGVSVRHVRRLVAERRIPFVKWGHLLRFDPIAIATWLDEQRVEAARPVVRVAGRR